The proteins below are encoded in one region of Effusibacillus dendaii:
- a CDS encoding MarR family winged helix-turn-helix transcriptional regulator has product MSATEIRQLLRKINRQITHIANRELARFCITVPQILVLKEVLGGPKMIGQISEAVNLSNSTVSGIVDRLEKQGLVERRRDLDDRRAVWIFKTEKFEEIKNQIPVLRDDYFSTLLEGLSQTELDTVVRTLQLLSNHLEEKDGKQQ; this is encoded by the coding sequence ATGAGTGCAACCGAGATCCGTCAGTTGCTTAGAAAAATCAATAGGCAAATCACGCATATTGCAAACAGGGAATTGGCCAGGTTTTGCATTACTGTACCGCAAATCTTGGTGTTGAAGGAGGTACTTGGGGGCCCGAAAATGATCGGGCAGATCAGTGAAGCAGTGAATCTGTCAAACAGTACGGTATCTGGCATCGTGGATCGCCTGGAGAAACAAGGATTGGTTGAACGTCGGCGGGATCTTGATGATCGACGTGCAGTATGGATTTTCAAAACAGAGAAGTTTGAAGAAATCAAAAATCAGATTCCGGTGCTGCGGGACGATTATTTTTCTACATTATTGGAAGGGTTGTCGCAAACCGAACTGGACACCGTCGTCCGAACACTTCAACTATTATCCAATCATTTAGAGGAGAAGGATGGGAAGCAGCAATGA
- a CDS encoding HlyD family secretion protein: MKLNRKQVLILILALMVIVGGGIGGYFWYQSTHYVSTDDARISGDIYRVMPKVAGKLNTLNIDVGDYVAQNQIVGQQDTVGLPNTMLDQATLRSPISGMVIQKMAEPGEVVAPGQAIAMVVDKQKLYVQANIEETYINKLSVGQFVEFTVDTFPGKHFTGKVKEIGEATNSTFSLLPPVNTSGNFTKVTQRVPIKISIDDQQNVNLSPGMSAVIKIHLKSN; encoded by the coding sequence ATGAAGTTAAATCGAAAGCAGGTTTTGATCCTCATTCTTGCACTGATGGTGATCGTCGGTGGCGGCATCGGAGGTTATTTCTGGTACCAGTCGACTCATTATGTCAGTACAGATGATGCGCGTATCAGCGGGGATATTTATCGCGTGATGCCGAAAGTGGCAGGTAAGTTGAACACGTTGAATATTGATGTAGGTGACTATGTAGCGCAGAACCAGATTGTCGGCCAGCAGGATACGGTGGGGTTGCCAAATACAATGCTGGATCAAGCAACGCTGCGCTCGCCGATTTCAGGCATGGTCATTCAAAAAATGGCTGAACCGGGAGAAGTGGTGGCGCCAGGCCAAGCGATCGCCATGGTGGTGGATAAGCAAAAACTGTATGTGCAGGCCAATATCGAAGAAACCTACATTAATAAATTAAGCGTGGGTCAATTTGTCGAGTTTACGGTTGATACGTTTCCCGGCAAGCACTTCACTGGAAAGGTGAAGGAAATCGGGGAAGCGACCAATTCGACTTTTTCATTGCTGCCGCCTGTTAATACAAGTGGAAACTTCACCAAAGTAACGCAGCGTGTGCCGATCAAGATTTCAATTGACGACCAGCAAAATGTCAATTTGTCACCCGGTATGAGTGCTGTTATCAAAATTCATCTGAAATCGAACTGA
- a CDS encoding efflux RND transporter periplasmic adaptor subunit: protein MKPEVLQKSRKTKIVSLLTVSLLGWGGIVGCGSSTPASTASNQAIDVKTYTVTKGVMASGKVVANDEIQVASKLAGRVAAVNVQEGMHVEKGQVLVELDSKDYLSQVQQAQSAVQAAEANYQNTRDGARPQEIAQLQSAVDSAKVAYENAQTNFERTKNLYASGAVPKSSYDDADLKLQSAKATYEQAQQKLSLAQEGATANQLNALQAQVNQARAALQAAQNVLSDSKIVAPISGVVTKKNIDAGEMASPSVPLLTLVNLDEAEVQVSVPDTSVSKIKAGDSAIVHISSLGDKQFTGTVSFVSPIADTNSSLFPVKVKLPNPDGTLKSGLVAEVQFVPSGPVQLEIPVTTVLPKDGKLYVFKVNGDKAQMVEFKGKQKDANWYTVDSGVSESDKLVIRPSNLQDGVKVRVN from the coding sequence ATGAAACCAGAAGTATTGCAAAAAAGCCGAAAAACCAAGATCGTTTCGTTGCTTACTGTTTCGTTGCTTGGATGGGGAGGGATTGTTGGGTGCGGCAGCTCAACGCCCGCGTCGACTGCTTCGAATCAGGCAATTGATGTGAAGACATACACAGTGACAAAAGGCGTAATGGCAAGCGGTAAAGTGGTTGCCAACGATGAAATCCAGGTTGCATCGAAGTTGGCCGGTCGGGTAGCCGCCGTTAACGTACAGGAAGGTATGCACGTAGAAAAAGGCCAGGTACTGGTGGAGCTGGACTCGAAAGACTATCTGAGTCAGGTCCAGCAGGCGCAATCTGCTGTTCAGGCCGCCGAGGCAAACTATCAAAATACGAGAGATGGGGCGCGGCCGCAAGAAATTGCACAGTTGCAAAGTGCTGTCGATAGTGCGAAGGTAGCCTACGAAAATGCGCAGACCAATTTTGAACGCACCAAGAATCTTTATGCCAGTGGTGCGGTTCCGAAATCAAGTTATGATGATGCGGATCTGAAATTACAAAGTGCAAAAGCGACATATGAACAGGCGCAGCAAAAGCTCAGTTTGGCACAAGAGGGTGCCACCGCCAATCAGTTGAATGCGCTGCAAGCTCAGGTGAATCAAGCGAGAGCTGCGCTTCAGGCCGCGCAAAATGTATTGAGTGATTCGAAAATTGTCGCTCCCATTTCTGGAGTCGTGACCAAAAAGAATATCGATGCAGGTGAAATGGCGTCACCGTCCGTTCCGCTGTTAACTTTAGTCAATTTGGATGAGGCGGAAGTGCAAGTGAGTGTCCCGGATACGTCAGTATCTAAAATTAAAGCCGGGGATTCAGCAATTGTACACATCTCCAGTTTGGGAGACAAGCAATTTACGGGCACTGTATCGTTTGTCAGTCCAATCGCTGACACAAACAGCAGTTTGTTCCCCGTAAAAGTTAAATTGCCGAATCCGGATGGAACACTGAAAAGCGGGTTGGTAGCCGAAGTCCAGTTTGTGCCTTCCGGGCCGGTTCAACTCGAGATTCCGGTAACCACAGTGCTGCCGAAAGACGGCAAATTGTACGTGTTCAAAGTCAATGGAGATAAGGCGCAAATGGTGGAATTCAAAGGCAAGCAAAAAGATGCCAACTGGTATACGGTAGATTCCGGCGTCAGTGAATCCGATAAACTGGTAATCCGACCGAGCAACCTGCAGGATGGAGTAAAGGTTCGGGTTAATTAG
- a CDS encoding DHA2 family efflux MFS transporter permease subunit, whose amino-acid sequence MTDSEAVGVQSKPDNENNYWIALIAVILGAFVAILNNSLINVALPKLMSVFGSSQDHIQWVLTGYMLASGIIIPVSGFVGERYGYKKSYLIALSIFVAFSFACAAAWSDNTLIAFRILQGIGGGVIMPLSMSIIYKVVPREQVGMALGLWGVASMVAPAVGPTLSGYLIEYVSWRLLFLMNVPIGLVAILFVFFALKETETNSSLKLDKSGVVLSTLTAGSLLLALSQGQSEGWSSLYIISLFFVAAFSLALLIWVESGKEDPLLEVKLWKNPVFAMSTIGSSLVMIGLYGGIFLTPVYLQNIQGLTPIDTGLLLMPQALAMAAMMPVAGKLFDKVGVVPLGVVGLTILSMMTFELHRLTIDTPNSWLRTVMMIRGIGLGLCMMPLTTAGMNAIAAISPRLIGKASGMGNVVRQVAGSFGIAVMTTIMQNRQALHIVEFGSNISSINAMMAQVQTGLASYITSFGVDAKTASGGALSILIGLAQKEAASRAIAETFLAASLPLFCTIPLVFLMRQKKPKTPPVPASPQNSSTAAN is encoded by the coding sequence GTGACAGACTCAGAGGCTGTCGGCGTTCAATCGAAACCGGACAACGAGAACAATTATTGGATTGCGTTAATTGCCGTCATTTTGGGTGCGTTCGTTGCGATTTTGAATAACAGTTTGATTAACGTTGCGTTGCCGAAACTGATGTCCGTATTCGGTTCGTCTCAGGATCATATTCAATGGGTTCTCACCGGTTACATGTTGGCATCAGGTATTATCATCCCTGTCAGCGGTTTTGTCGGAGAGAGATATGGATACAAGAAATCATATCTGATCGCGCTGTCAATTTTCGTTGCGTTTTCTTTCGCCTGCGCTGCCGCGTGGAGTGATAACACACTGATTGCATTCCGGATTTTACAGGGTATTGGCGGCGGTGTCATCATGCCGCTCAGTATGTCAATCATCTACAAAGTAGTGCCGCGCGAACAGGTCGGCATGGCGTTGGGACTTTGGGGAGTCGCCTCCATGGTGGCCCCGGCTGTAGGGCCCACCCTTAGCGGCTACTTAATTGAATATGTGAGCTGGCGGCTGCTGTTCCTGATGAATGTACCGATCGGTCTGGTCGCTATTTTGTTCGTCTTCTTTGCGCTGAAAGAAACGGAGACGAACAGCAGTTTGAAGTTGGATAAGTCAGGTGTTGTGTTATCGACCCTGACTGCAGGCAGTTTACTGTTGGCACTGAGTCAAGGGCAATCGGAAGGTTGGAGTTCGCTTTATATCATCAGCCTGTTTTTTGTTGCCGCATTCAGTTTGGCACTGCTGATCTGGGTGGAATCAGGAAAAGAAGATCCATTACTCGAAGTAAAGTTGTGGAAAAATCCGGTGTTTGCGATGAGTACGATCGGTTCCAGTCTGGTCATGATCGGTTTGTACGGCGGGATTTTTCTTACCCCTGTATATCTGCAGAACATTCAGGGACTTACACCGATTGATACCGGCTTGTTGTTGATGCCGCAAGCTTTGGCCATGGCAGCCATGATGCCTGTTGCAGGTAAATTGTTTGACAAGGTGGGAGTTGTTCCGCTGGGAGTAGTCGGGTTGACGATTCTCAGTATGATGACATTTGAACTTCATCGATTGACGATCGATACTCCGAATAGTTGGTTGAGGACAGTCATGATGATACGCGGAATTGGACTTGGATTGTGCATGATGCCGCTCACCACGGCAGGTATGAACGCCATTGCTGCTATTTCACCCCGGTTGATCGGGAAAGCTTCCGGTATGGGGAATGTGGTGCGGCAGGTGGCCGGTTCGTTTGGGATTGCGGTGATGACCACGATTATGCAGAATCGGCAGGCCTTGCATATCGTAGAATTTGGCTCTAATATTTCTTCGATAAACGCAATGATGGCGCAGGTTCAAACCGGATTGGCCAGTTATATTACATCCTTTGGGGTAGACGCGAAAACGGCTTCTGGTGGCGCTTTGTCAATTTTGATCGGATTAGCCCAAAAAGAAGCCGCCTCCCGGGCGATCGCAGAAACGTTTCTGGCCGCGTCGCTTCCCTTGTTTTGTACAATTCCTCTCGTCTTTCTCATGAGGCAGAAAAAGCCGAAGACACCACCTGTACCCGCTTCACCGCAAAATTCTTCAACCGCTGCAAATTGA